TAAAGCGGAATAAACTGATGGGTGATGGTAAAAATACTAGGAAACCGGTATTTTTTCAGATGAAGAAATTCCTTGTTTTTAGGGAGTTTACTACCTAAAACCTCAACTCCACGGAAAGGCTGGGTGTAAAACCCATCAGGCCATAGTCAACAGGTTGAAGTATGGTCGGGGATTGATTTCCAGGGCCCATGCCATCGGGACCATCTCCCGGGCCATCACCAGGACCCATGCCTCCGGGGCCCATGCCTCCAGGACCATCGCCGGGAGGAGAATCGATATTGGGATTTTCTATCGTCCTTAGCGTATTACCATATATGTTGTTCTGATCGTAGACATTAAAGATATTGGCATTGAACTGCAGTTCGGCATTCCCCAACTGATGGACATAGGAAGCGCCCAGGTCCAACCGATGATAAGTATTCAATCTTCGACCATTTCGTTCATCAGCTTCTAAAATTGCCACTCCTGGCCGATTCCCTCTGCGATTGTTATTTCGAGTCCCATTCAGTCGGTATACAGTAAAAGGTCGACCTGAACCGAGATACCAGGTCGCCTGTAAACGTAAAGGACCTAACTTATAGGAACCAAACAAATTCACTTCATGTCGCTGGTCATGATCGGCAGAGAACCACTCCCCTTCATCTATGTCATCAAACCGATAATCCACTTTGCTTAGGGTGTAGCCTAACCAGCCAGTAAAACGATTGGATTCATGTTTGATCAATGTTTCAATGCCCTGAGCACGGCCATCACCTTCGAAGAATTGCTCATCATAATTCTCATACTCAGTGATCCGATTGCCAAAACGAAAGGCATAATCCATGATCCCGGAAAACTGCTTGCGAAAAAAATTGAGCTCCGTACTCCAGGAGGATCGACTATAAGAAATCCCTGCGATTAAATGCTCAGCAATCTGCACGGGGATCTCTTCATCGGCAAGGGTCCATAAGTCCCTGCTTCCCTGTAATACATTCTGAGTGTTGACCTGATTGACAAACTGTGAGTAAATACCACCTGCGACCCCAAACCTCAAATGATCATTGAATTGATAGCTTAATGAGGCTCTGGGTTCCAGATAAACCTGGCCTCTACTGGACAGGTAATTGCTTCGGAGGCCAAAATTGATGTCCAATATCGAGGAAACAGGCAGATCAACATGAACGAATTGTGTCAATAGCAGCACATTCCCCTGGTTTTTCTCGGTTACTACCTCCCCATTGGTTGCACTGTTGATATTCGTACGGTAAAGTGAATTTTGGAGCCCGGCGACCAGCGTAACATTCGGACTGCTCCATTCATGCTCAACTTGAAGACTTACATCTTCAATACCATTATCCTGAATGGCATCCGATCTTTGGGTTTCCACTAATTCACCTCCATCTATGATATCCTGAGTCGATTTCTCACTGAACTCACTTCCGTATTTTGAATAAGAAATGAACATGTCCGTATAATTTGATTCGTTCCATAGCCGTGAAAACCGGACCGAACTACCAAAATTTCCCCACTTCACAAAACCGAGGTTATTCACATCGACCAAACTGTCCATGTTATGTTCAATCTGAAAACTGTTCTCGAAATTGAGGAGGTCATTGCTATTGTAAACACTCCAAGAAAGCAGGTTTTTAGCCCCAAGCTTGGTAGATACCTTAAAGTTCAGGTCACCAAAAGTGAATTCAGGTTGGTAAGAAATATCATTGATAATTGTCAAAACTTGTTCTGATCCCTGAACCTGCTGTTCATATTGTTCAAAAATTCGATTGAAATGCCAGACATTGAACAAATCCGAGTAAGAGCGCCTACCCGATAAGAACAAGGTGGTGTTTTCAGAAATGGGAGCTTCCAAACTGGTATTGATACTCAAAGGGTTAACGGAGAGTCTTCCACTGACTTGCGAATTATTTCCGTCTTTTCCTGTGAACTCCATGACACTGGAGGCACTTCCCCCGTACCGGGCATCAAACCCGGTTTTGAACAACCGCATGGATTTTACCGAATAAGGATTGATGGCGCTGAAATAACCAAAGAAGTGGTCCATGTGATAGACACGAAATCCATCAAATGTGATCACATTTTGATTGACATTACCCCCATTCACTTCCAACCCAGATTGCAATTCATTGGTAGCGGTCACTCCCGGAATCAGTTGCATCATCCGGAATACATCCTTTTCTGCCGTAGCCGGTATATTCTCTACCAGCCCCGGATCGAAAGCTACCCTGGACAGATCATCCATTACCTCAATTTGATTTTGCATGGCTGCTACGGTCACCTCATCCAGGTCTTCAACGGCAGCTTTCATGGCGATGAGTAATCGACTCCTGCGGTCCGATGACGTGATCGGGCGAATTATAGTTTTATATCCGAGATAAGTGATTTCTACTTTGGATGTATCGCTTAGTCCCTGCAACGAAAAGATCCCATCCTCATTGGAAGTGGTACCCCCTGGCTGCCCAACGACTTTGATCAGGGCAAAGGGTAATCTTTCGCCAGTAGCGTGATCATATACCTCCCCGATCAGATCAAAAGAAGTAGCTTCGGGTCTGCCTTTTTTGATGATCACCGCATTTGGTTCGATGTATTCATATGACAGCCCTGTTCCTTCCAGAATGATCTCAAATGCATCGAATACGGACTTTTCCTGAATATCAACAGTGATCTGTTTGTCGGACACCAAACGGTCACTGAAAGCGATCTTAAGTCCATACTTCTGTTTGAGTTTTTTGAATACGCGCTTTAGTTGTTGGTTTTCGAATCGCTCATTGATCACGGAGGGATTATTGGCCGCTGAAAAGAAGCTACCCAAGCACATGATCCATATGATTATTCCGATCCGCATTTTAAATTATCTCTTCCCTACTATCAATCTTTTATTCACTTAAATCCTTGTTATATAGGATTAAAAAATCGTTGAAAAGATACCCTTGTCGGGCACCCGGTATTTTTTCAACTCCCTTCGGAATTTAAGCCGAAAAAAACCGGAATGACCATTTTTCTCTATCCCGACATATGACTTTATTCAGAGGAACTAATTAATGAATAAATAAAACCAATGTCTTAATCCTCTTTCAAAAACAACGAAACCGTTTTGTCTTCTATTTTGTATCCAAGGTCCAAAGGCTCACAAGTCAACCTTAAGGCCATCTGCAGGTCATTCGTTGGGAAAAAGCCCGTATATCGGATCAACCCTAGTGAATCTGCATATTCCACAGAAAGATCATAAACTTTCTCCAGTTCGTCTATCACCACCCTCAAAGGCTGGTCTTCAAAATGGATCTCTCCCTGACTCCAATTGGGTGTTTGAGCATCAAACTTGAAGTCACGTATCTTCTTTCTATCCTGGAACATCGTAGCATCTCCAGGTGTCAACATACTTTCCTCCGCTCCAGATACCACCGAAACTCGTCCCGTATAGCATTTCACTTCGTATCGAGCCGCCCGGGTTTTGATATTGAAAGAAGTGCCCAAAACAGCCGTAGTGCCTGCCGCTGAAATCACACTGAACTTTGAGCCTTTCTCTACCTCAAAGAAGCCTTCACCTTCGAATTGAACCTCACGATTGAACATCCAGCCTATTTCATGGTAGGATATGGACGACTGATACTTCAAGTCAACCTTGGATCCATCTGGCAATTCCACGGAAGCGAACTCTCCTGCACCTGTAGTGACGGTCACTGAACCAAAAAAGTATAACGCAAAGCCTGTCACCAGAAAAACAGTGACACTCGCGGCAATCCTCAAGAAATTGGAAGATTGTTCAGCTACTTTTTTCTCTTCCGTGGGATTATCCATCCGGTTGAAAAAGCTCGCTACTTTATCATCAGTGAGTTCCCCCTGGTGTTGGTATTCACCAAGTTTCTCTTTGAACTTTTCATTCCACTTATCCACGACGCCCTCCTTTCTCTCTTTTGAGGATCATTTGCTGCAACCGCTTCTTCGCTTTGGCAAGATTGGACTTAGACGTTCCTTCCGTAATGCCCAATTGCTCCGCTATTTCGTGATGCTTGAATCCTTCCACTACGTAGAGCAGGAAGGTGGTTCGATACGCTGTTGAAAGTGATCTAACCAATTCCATCAACTCGTCTGCCGACAACTGATCCATGATGGATAAGTCATCACCAGATAGTTCTCTGGCAGAACTCAACTCCAGATTGAAGTAATGCTTCTTCTGCGAGCGATAATGATCAATTGCAGCATTGATCATGATCCGCCTCAACCAGGCACCAAATGGATATTCCGGATTGTAATTATTCAGGCTTTTGAAAGCCTTCATGAACCCGTCATTGACCATTTCCTCGGCCTCAAAAGTGCTGTTACTGTAGGGTGTGCAAATCGTCATGGCTGTCGAATAAAATTCCCTGTAAAGCTTCTCCTGAGCTGACCGATCGTGCTCCTGGCACCTGGCGATTATGTCTTCTAAGTCTTTTAGCAAGGTATGATTCTCCCGTTTTACTGGAAAGGATCGAAATTACCAATTTAGGTTCATCAATGGTCATAGGTTAGGCATTTTTTATGGCAGGAAAGGATCCGACCAACGTTCGTCGGTGTATACTTCCGTACCGGTGAGTGTTTGTACAAAGGCGATGATGGCGGTTATGTCCTGATTATCCAGGTTTCGGTTTCCTCCTCTTCTTCCTTCCAATCGGTCGTCGAGGTTATTATTTTCGGGTGTTGGCCCTACTGTACTGTAGTGGTTGAGCACTTCCTCAAAGGTCGCAAAGCCCCCATCGTGCATCATGGGACCATTAAGCGTACCACCAGGATTAAATATATCTCTTAATGTAGGCGAACGAGTCACTTCCGTATCAACGGCATCGGGATCTCCTGCCACAGTGATCACACCATTGTTCCGACTGTTATCATTGATGGAAAACTCGGGTGCATTGTGGCATCGTTCACAACCGGCTCTTCCCATGAACAGATCCTTACCCATGTTTTCCAGCACCGAAAAGTTGTCAAAATCATCATCCTCATCTCCAGCCTGGGCCAGGCCAACATCATACTTAGAATCAAATGACTGAATACTTCTCACGAATTGGGCCAGGGCCAATTGCATACGCTCTTCGGAGATCTCATTGGTTCCATAGGCATATTCGAACAAATTCACCAGGTAATCAATACCTTCCATCTTGGCAATCAGACCATTGATATCGTCATCGCCTTCGTTACCACTAAATCCCATCTCGATGTGATCTTGAATAGGCATGGTGGTTTGCGTCTCCAAAGAATTGGCACGCTCATCCCAGAAGAAACGCTCTTCTTCTGAAAACCGGGCGTTGACCAATCGCATGGAATGTCTGCCGGTGACACCATTCACTCCCTGACTCAATACGGCATCATCGCCGAATGCCAATGTTTGCTTGTGGCACGAAGCACAGGACGTGGAATTATCCGAAGACAAGTTCTTATCATAGAACAGGACCCTTCCCAGGGTGGCAATTTCATTTTCAATCTGATTGCCTCGGGTCGTATTGTCTTCGTTGATATAGTTCGGGATGGACTGATCCGCATAATTCAATGGGCTCTCCAGGCTCAGGCTTTCACCAAATACTTCGGTAATAGAGCGGGTATCCACCTGATTCACGGGATCATCATTCATGATATCATCCGAATCGTCATCAATATTTACTACTTCAGAATCGGGATTACAAGCCCATAAAAGCAGACTAGCAATACCTATCATCAGGAACTTCACTTTCGGTAAGGTTAGGGAGGTGATTGTGTTTGTTCCAAAAATGTTCATACAGCTTTTTCTTGTAGTTCGGCGGTATTACGAGCAGTGATTGAGAAATGGTTGCCACCGCAACAGATATTTTTTTCAATGCATGTATGTGGCTTTCAGAAACTTCAAATTTCCTATTGCGTTTGGATAGGTAGCCAACCATACACCTATGAAGAAGTCATTCCTCCTTTCCTTAGCAATCCTTTGGATTTGCTCACTTATTGCTTCAGAACTGAAAATTGAAAATGTACGAGCTGCTAATCGAGATGGTGTAGCAGGTACACCGATCAGTGTCATTTTCGATATCCAATGGAACAATGCCTGGAATAATGCTAAAAATCATGATGCGGTCTGGGTATTCATGAAATTCAACAGTCAGTGGAATAATCATGTAAAGTTGAAGCCTTCCGGTCACCGAGTACTGCAGGTGAGGAAAGGTGTGGAACCTACCATCGAGGTTTCTTCAGATAGTTTGGGCTTCTTTATCTACCCATCCAAATCCTATCGAGGCGATGTGAACTTTAAACTGCAAATCGAACTAGATACGACCACTCAAAAAATTCAGTGGAACAAAGTACGAGGCATGAAAGTACATGGCATCGAAATGGTCTACATTCCTGAAGGGTCATTTACTGTGGGAAGCCCTGATCAGGAAGCGATCAAACGAGCCAGTTTTTACAAAAGTGACCAAGAGGGAAACCCTGATGGCTTAGTCCAAATCAAGGGGGAAGATGAAATCAGGGTGGGGCCAGAAAAAGGTGCGCTTTATTACTGGAGTGAAAGTCCGCTTTATAATGGCGATCAAAAAGGTCCGATTCCATCCGCTTTTCCGAAAGGTTATGATGCATTTTACGTGATGAAGTACGAGCTGACACAAGGTCAATATGCCGCATTCCTGAATGACATTCCCGACAACTGGACGTATTCCAGATCTCCGACTGGTGGCCGTAATTATTATAAAAAAAGAGGCGGGATCTATTTTAAAGCAGGAAAGTACTTCGCCAAATCGCCAAACCGCCCGATGAATTATGTGAGTTTCACCGATGGTTTGGCTTTCACCGACTGGGCAGCATTGCGACCAATCACCGAATTGGAATATGAAAAAGCAGCCCGCGGGCCGGAGAAACCAAAGGATGCTGAGTTTGTTTGGGGAACCACCAACTACGATCAACTAGAACGCTACATCAACCCGGAATCGGAAGCCATTTTTGCGAATGGTGTCAAAGAAAGTGACTTAAATGATGCCAATCGACCGGTTTATGGCGCCTCTTATTATTGGGTCATGGACCTTAGTGGCAGCGTTTGGGAGAAAGTGATCACTGTAGGAAATCCCATCGGCAGAGCTTTCCGAGGAACCCACGGAGATGGTCAATTGGATTTTGGGAAAGCCACCAATGACGATTGGCCCACAAGCGACGATGAAGTAGGTGGATTTGGTTACCGTGGTGGTGGCTACTATGAGGTTGGCACTGCTTACACGGACTTAAATCCCCACTCGCCTATTGGTTATCGATTTTACGGGGCCTGGTCAGGTGGACCAAGATATATTTCCTATGGATATCGCGCAGGAAGATCAGCGAAATAGCAATCATGAACACAACAGACATAAAAGAGCAACTCATTCATCACCATCAGGTATTCACTACCTACATTGATGAATTAAGCGAAGCCGAATACCTGGCCACCCCGAATGATAAATGGAGTGCCGGCCAGCAAATAGAACATATTTATATAAGTGTGCACCCCGTCGCGAAGTTGGTCGCCAATAAAGGAGTGATGAAGGAAAAATTTGGCACACTGGATCGACCAAGTCGTAGTTATGACCGTTTAGTTGCGGATTATCTGGAGGTGCTTGATGGCGGAGCAAAAGCCGGACCAAGGTTCACCCCTGATGTGACTCCATTCTCCGCAAAAACCACGCTGATCACTGGAATCACCAACGACATGAAGTCCATCAATTCCGAACTAGATCAATATACAGAAGAAGAATTGGAACAATTGGTGATCCCGCACCCGGTCATGGGACCATTTACCTTAAGAGAAATGCTCATGTTCACCATTTATCATGTGCAACATCATGATCAAAAGATCAAGGAGAATTTAACGGCATGATCAATTGATCAACTCAATCCGTAAACCTACTCCCATGACTTTTTCGCCACTAACCCAACTGACTTTGGCGTAGATATGGGCTTCATTTTCAATGGCTGATTGTATGCGAGGAGCCACATCTTTGGATAAATAACCAATTTGTTTGCCGGTCTCTGTCAAAACTTTGATCGCATGTGAATCATGTGGATTGTCGGGCTCGTGTTCCAATCGGATCGGGTCGTCTTCTGCTACTTCATTTTTAATGACTTCCTGTCGAGAAGAGCCATCGGCATTTTCCTTAGACACGCCCACAGTCTTGGTATTGAGCACATATGCAGAAGGAAGACGAATTACTTTTCCCATAAGTTTGAAGATAATATGTCTAGTAATATTTTACAATTTCGCGTCCACATTTTGACGCCTTCCATGTGCCATACGAAATTTGGAATTATCGTGATCTTAAATCGTTTATATTCAGGAAATGCCTGATCTCAAAACCTCACTATCTCTCGCAGAAGCGAGAAAAGTAATTTTAGCCAACCAGGGTCTGAAACATCCTTCCACCACCGGTCAATCAGCTAAAAGGCTGGCCTTGGAAGCCATTGAAAAGGTAGGGTATGTTCAAATTGACACCATTTCGGTAGTGCAGCGGGCACATCACCATGTGTTCCAATCACGGGTTCCGCACTACCAACCAGCCGTATTGGAAAAACTGGAAAGTGACCGATCCATTTTTGAATACTGGAGCCATGCGGCAAGCTATCTACCCATGAGTGATTACCGGTATTCGCTGCCTTTGAAACTGGAGATTCAGGGAAAGGAAAAGTTTTGGTTCAAGAAAGACCATCAACTCATGCAAAATATCCTGGATCGCATGAAAATGGAAGGGCCGCTACGCTCACGTGATTTTGAAGCGGAGAAAAAAGATCGGGCCATGTGGGAAACACATCCCGCAAAACAAGCTTTGCAGAACCTTTTCATGGAAGGCAAGATCATGGTCAAGAGCCGGGAAGGATTTCAAAAAGTGTATGATCTTACCGAAAGGGTTATTCCCTCGTCCATCGACACTTCCACTCCTACTGAAGACGAATACATTCAGTACTTGATCAAAAGAGATATCAAGGCACATGGGTTAGTGGCACTGGATGACATAGGGTATCTTCTTAAAGGACTCAAACCAAAAATTAAAGGTCAAATTGAAGCATTAGAAGCAAAAGCGGAAATATTCAGCATTCAAATTGGGAAGTTGGATCGTCCTTTTTATACCTCGACTGAAAGCCTGGAAGTCCTGAATCAGCGATATGGGCAGCGACTAAAATTCCTAAATCCTTTTGATAACGCCCTTATCAATCGCGCGCGCACGACACGCCTTTTCAACTTTGACTTCATCATAGAGATTTATGTTCCTGCTGAAAAAAGGAAGTTTGGTTATTATGCTTTACCGGTTTTATGGAAAGACCGGTTAGTGGGTCAGGTAGATATGAAGGCGGATCGCAAAACGAAACAATTATTGATTCGTAATCTTGAACTGAACATTGACCTGAATGATGCTTTTTTAGCTGCATGGCAACAAGCGATCAGGGAATTCTCTGCTTTTCAAGGCACTCAGGAAGTTGTTTTTGAGGAAAAGGCTCAAGTAGGCTATCAGGCAGTGATGGAGGCTTCACGGGTTTGAATCAGATAGATCACATTCTTTTCTGATGCTATTGAGTTAAGCCTCTTATAATTATAACCGTCATTCCGAGCGAATGCCGGAATCTCATACTCATTTAGCATTTCTAATCTTGAGATTCCTGAACTACGTCAGGAATGACGCTTAACTAAATAGCATTTTAGCACAGCTCTACTCATAAGTGACATTCCAACTACAGTAAGTTTCCATTTCTAAAGTCTAAAAAATCGAAATACCTTGCGCCATCATCGCGGCCCAAAATGGTAATGTAAATACCAAAATCAATTCAACAATCACCACAGTTTTGATAGGTCCTGGAATCTGAATCATTTCTTCAGCATCAGGATTTTTCTTTGATTGCTTCTGCCTGGCAAAAAATACGGTGGGGTAAATTGACAGTAATCCCACAATCGTGAATATCCCCAATTTCAAATAGATCAGACCATTGTCATTGTAAAACGCTGCCGGCTTACCAATGTCACTTAACCACATGATCAAGCCTGCTGCCACCGTGATGATTGAGGCGAAACCATAAATGCCATCAATATTTCCCAGTTGCTTCAACTGAGCACGGGACATGGACATTCTCAGCAACCATGCTTCGGCAAAAAGGGAACCGACTACCAGGAATATGCCAATGAAATGTAGGTATTTGATCAAAATGTAGGTCATGAGATGGTTGGCTTACAGTGATTCACTTGATATGAAGATAGATATAAATGCTATAACAAATAAGTTTAATTTTGGTTGCTTTAACCCTAAGCGCATGGCCCAAGAATCAATCGACATACAAGGATTTGAACACGTTAGATACGAGAGAGAAACCTACCCCCTTGACGTAGTAGAGCAGCGAACGCACGACTTTCATCAATGGCTGGAGCAGCGAAGGACTGTTCGTGAAATTTCCGACAAGCCTGTCAGCAAGGAAGTAATTGACAACTTGATCATGGCAGCCTCAACTGCCCCATCCGGCGCACATAAACAACCCTGGACATTTTGTGCCATCTCCAATGCAGAGATGAAGCAAAAAATCAGAGAAGCCGCAGAGCAAGAGGAGTACGACAGTTACCACGGCCGAATGTCAGACCGATGGCTGAAAGATCTGCAACCGATCGGGACAGATTGGAACAAACCTTTTTTGGAGAAGGCTCCATGGATAGTGGTCCTGTTCAAACGAGTGTATGAAACCGGGGAAGAGGGAGAAAAACAAAACAACTACTATGTCAATGAGTCGGTAGGAATTGCAGCAGGCATGTTCATTGCGGCCATTCACCATGCTGGACTGGCGACATTAACGCATACGCCAAGCCCGATGAATTTTCTATCCTCATTACTGGGGCGGCCTGGCAATGAACGCCCATACATTTTATTCCCCGTCGGCTATCCTGAAGATGAAGTATTCGTACCAAAACTGGAAAGAAAAAGCCTGGATGAGGTAGCTGCCTATTATTCATAATATTGCCACTTTCATCAAAAAACTTAGTCGTATTTATCTTCAAGGGGCC
This DNA window, taken from Cytophagales bacterium, encodes the following:
- a CDS encoding cytochrome c peroxidase, which codes for MNIFGTNTITSLTLPKVKFLMIGIASLLLWACNPDSEVVNIDDDSDDIMNDDPVNQVDTRSITEVFGESLSLESPLNYADQSIPNYINEDNTTRGNQIENEIATLGRVLFYDKNLSSDNSTSCASCHKQTLAFGDDAVLSQGVNGVTGRHSMRLVNARFSEEERFFWDERANSLETQTTMPIQDHIEMGFSGNEGDDDINGLIAKMEGIDYLVNLFEYAYGTNEISEERMQLALAQFVRSIQSFDSKYDVGLAQAGDEDDDFDNFSVLENMGKDLFMGRAGCERCHNAPEFSINDNSRNNGVITVAGDPDAVDTEVTRSPTLRDIFNPGGTLNGPMMHDGGFATFEEVLNHYSTVGPTPENNNLDDRLEGRRGGNRNLDNQDITAIIAFVQTLTGTEVYTDERWSDPFLP
- a CDS encoding DUF2214 family protein; the protein is MTYILIKYLHFIGIFLVVGSLFAEAWLLRMSMSRAQLKQLGNIDGIYGFASIITVAAGLIMWLSDIGKPAAFYNDNGLIYLKLGIFTIVGLLSIYPTVFFARQKQSKKNPDAEEMIQIPGPIKTVVIVELILVFTLPFWAAMMAQGISIF
- a CDS encoding HIRAN domain-containing protein; this encodes MGKVIRLPSAYVLNTKTVGVSKENADGSSRQEVIKNEVAEDDPIRLEHEPDNPHDSHAIKVLTETGKQIGYLSKDVAPRIQSAIENEAHIYAKVSWVSGEKVMGVGLRIELIN
- a CDS encoding FecR domain-containing protein, with translation MDKWNEKFKEKLGEYQHQGELTDDKVASFFNRMDNPTEEKKVAEQSSNFLRIAASVTVFLVTGFALYFFGSVTVTTGAGEFASVELPDGSKVDLKYQSSISYHEIGWMFNREVQFEGEGFFEVEKGSKFSVISAAGTTAVLGTSFNIKTRAARYEVKCYTGRVSVVSGAEESMLTPGDATMFQDRKKIRDFKFDAQTPNWSQGEIHFEDQPLRVVIDELEKVYDLSVEYADSLGLIRYTGFFPTNDLQMALRLTCEPLDLGYKIEDKTVSLFLKED
- a CDS encoding nitroreductase family protein, which produces MAQESIDIQGFEHVRYERETYPLDVVEQRTHDFHQWLEQRRTVREISDKPVSKEVIDNLIMAASTAPSGAHKQPWTFCAISNAEMKQKIREAAEQEEYDSYHGRMSDRWLKDLQPIGTDWNKPFLEKAPWIVVLFKRVYETGEEGEKQNNYYVNESVGIAAGMFIAAIHHAGLATLTHTPSPMNFLSSLLGRPGNERPYILFPVGYPEDEVFVPKLERKSLDEVAAYYS
- a CDS encoding sigma-70 family RNA polymerase sigma factor, which encodes MLKDLEDIIARCQEHDRSAQEKLYREFYSTAMTICTPYSNSTFEAEEMVNDGFMKAFKSLNNYNPEYPFGAWLRRIMINAAIDHYRSQKKHYFNLELSSARELSGDDLSIMDQLSADELMELVRSLSTAYRTTFLLYVVEGFKHHEIAEQLGITEGTSKSNLAKAKKRLQQMILKREKGGRRG
- a CDS encoding TonB-dependent receptor; amino-acid sequence: MRIGIIIWIMCLGSFFSAANNPSVINERFENQQLKRVFKKLKQKYGLKIAFSDRLVSDKQITVDIQEKSVFDAFEIILEGTGLSYEYIEPNAVIIKKGRPEATSFDLIGEVYDHATGERLPFALIKVVGQPGGTTSNEDGIFSLQGLSDTSKVEITYLGYKTIIRPITSSDRRSRLLIAMKAAVEDLDEVTVAAMQNQIEVMDDLSRVAFDPGLVENIPATAEKDVFRMMQLIPGVTATNELQSGLEVNGGNVNQNVITFDGFRVYHMDHFFGYFSAINPYSVKSMRLFKTGFDARYGGSASSVMEFTGKDGNNSQVSGRLSVNPLSINTSLEAPISENTTLFLSGRRSYSDLFNVWHFNRIFEQYEQQVQGSEQVLTIINDISYQPEFTFGDLNFKVSTKLGAKNLLSWSVYNSNDLLNFENSFQIEHNMDSLVDVNNLGFVKWGNFGSSVRFSRLWNESNYTDMFISYSKYGSEFSEKSTQDIIDGGELVETQRSDAIQDNGIEDVSLQVEHEWSSPNVTLVAGLQNSLYRTNINSATNGEVVTEKNQGNVLLLTQFVHVDLPVSSILDINFGLRSNYLSSRGQVYLEPRASLSYQFNDHLRFGVAGGIYSQFVNQVNTQNVLQGSRDLWTLADEEIPVQIAEHLIAGISYSRSSWSTELNFFRKQFSGIMDYAFRFGNRITEYENYDEQFFEGDGRAQGIETLIKHESNRFTGWLGYTLSKVDYRFDDIDEGEWFSADHDQRHEVNLFGSYKLGPLRLQATWYLGSGRPFTVYRLNGTRNNNRRGNRPGVAILEADERNGRRLNTYHRLDLGASYVHQLGNAELQFNANIFNVYDQNNIYGNTLRTIENPNIDSPPGDGPGGMGPGGMGPGDGPGDGPDGMGPGNQSPTILQPVDYGLMGFTPSLSVELRF
- a CDS encoding crosslink repair DNA glycosylase YcaQ family protein, which encodes MPDLKTSLSLAEARKVILANQGLKHPSTTGQSAKRLALEAIEKVGYVQIDTISVVQRAHHHVFQSRVPHYQPAVLEKLESDRSIFEYWSHAASYLPMSDYRYSLPLKLEIQGKEKFWFKKDHQLMQNILDRMKMEGPLRSRDFEAEKKDRAMWETHPAKQALQNLFMEGKIMVKSREGFQKVYDLTERVIPSSIDTSTPTEDEYIQYLIKRDIKAHGLVALDDIGYLLKGLKPKIKGQIEALEAKAEIFSIQIGKLDRPFYTSTESLEVLNQRYGQRLKFLNPFDNALINRARTTRLFNFDFIIEIYVPAEKRKFGYYALPVLWKDRLVGQVDMKADRKTKQLLIRNLELNIDLNDAFLAAWQQAIREFSAFQGTQEVVFEEKAQVGYQAVMEASRV
- a CDS encoding DinB family protein, which gives rise to MNTTDIKEQLIHHHQVFTTYIDELSEAEYLATPNDKWSAGQQIEHIYISVHPVAKLVANKGVMKEKFGTLDRPSRSYDRLVADYLEVLDGGAKAGPRFTPDVTPFSAKTTLITGITNDMKSINSELDQYTEEELEQLVIPHPVMGPFTLREMLMFTIYHVQHHDQKIKENLTA
- a CDS encoding SUMF1/EgtB/PvdO family nonheme iron enzyme encodes the protein MKKSFLLSLAILWICSLIASELKIENVRAANRDGVAGTPISVIFDIQWNNAWNNAKNHDAVWVFMKFNSQWNNHVKLKPSGHRVLQVRKGVEPTIEVSSDSLGFFIYPSKSYRGDVNFKLQIELDTTTQKIQWNKVRGMKVHGIEMVYIPEGSFTVGSPDQEAIKRASFYKSDQEGNPDGLVQIKGEDEIRVGPEKGALYYWSESPLYNGDQKGPIPSAFPKGYDAFYVMKYELTQGQYAAFLNDIPDNWTYSRSPTGGRNYYKKRGGIYFKAGKYFAKSPNRPMNYVSFTDGLAFTDWAALRPITELEYEKAARGPEKPKDAEFVWGTTNYDQLERYINPESEAIFANGVKESDLNDANRPVYGASYYWVMDLSGSVWEKVITVGNPIGRAFRGTHGDGQLDFGKATNDDWPTSDDEVGGFGYRGGGYYEVGTAYTDLNPHSPIGYRFYGAWSGGPRYISYGYRAGRSAK